attttaaaaatttagacggaatcaaactttttaaacaagttgcgcaactaagtaaaaaaaaaaaactatgcaATTAAACTAATGAAGACATTGACATAATTTGACCGTCTTACTAATGCAATGAATTAATTAGGTTTAATACATACGCAGCCCCTTGaacttatcatttttttttcattttaccccctaaacTTAAGGGACAATCTATTGACCCCCTAAACTTCCAAAAAACCACCCAATTTACCCCTCCTCTCCGACGTGGCGCTGACCTGGCAAAATGCAAAGCTGCAATAATCTAAGCACCACGTCAGCGCCACGTCGGAGAGGAGGGGTAAATTGGGTGGTTTTTTAGAAATTTAAGGGGTCAATAGGTTGTCCCTTAAatttagggggtaaaatgaaaaaaaatgataagttcaaggggctgcgtatgtattaagccgaattaattaaatatacaaAGGCAAATGTCCACTATATATCcatttcataattaattattttctattGAAATTACTACTAATCCAtaatcataaatatatataaaatgcaAGCATGTTCATTACCTGTTCACCATATCAAATGCATAATTATACACTTTGATTTGTCATCCACACATGCAACAATGCCAAATTTCTACaacatttaaaatatatatatatacttttttttaataaggatGTACTTAATAGTAAAGAGACGAATTCTATATATTTTATCTGATTTCGAATTTGTTGAATCTGTTGGAGTCCTCGTAGATGGAGTCGGATGTGTAGAATTAATAGGAGTCATAAAGGGGTTTCGACCCCTCGATAGATTCCATTCAGAAATTAAAAGAATTAGATTTACTAAcggaaattttaataatttcttttttatttaaaatctaTAACGGTTTTGATACCAGTAACAAACCTGATTTAACCTTAATATATAGTATACTTATTGTGATTTTTAACGTATTTTTGTTCCTCAACCCTCCAAGTATCTATGTCTAGCCCGCTACTAGGTGGAGTATAATATGTAAATCCTCTTATAAATTTTTGTGTCACCTTATACGTTTTTTGCGCTGAATTGAAAATACTCGTccaacttttattattattattttttaaagaaTTAAGCAATAATAAAGTtggtaaattaattatattatcaaTTTATGATGAACATGGATTTGCTAATATTTTCTTCTCTTTCAATTAACCCCATACTGTCTTGCTTCTTTCTTATTATTATCATTTGcttaaatatgtattatattaaATCATATCCATCCTCTTTAGTCAATCTATTTCAACAGAACTTTTAAATTGTAAAATgggtaaaataataataaaaaaattcaaacccCGGCATCACACCGGTCTGGGAACCGCTGGATCTCGATTCAACCCCGGATCCCTCCAATTTGTTGAAGTTTCAACAAACCGGAAGGTTCAGAATGGATATCTGACCGGTTCCGTTCGGCTGGTTGAACCGGCCGGTCCGATTCGAACTGATAACATTACTAAtaagtttgattaattaaataaaaaaaagaagggggTGCATGCAGCATTATTGCTGTTCATTAGATTTGGTTGATTGTGTTACAAGTCAAAGTATCCAATGAGCCGCATTAGTTGACTCTGCATTTTCATAAATGTAAATTAAAGGCTATACATTTTAATTAATGGTTAAAATCTAAATGGAaaactttataattttatgtatttatttataataagaAATTTGTGatttcaaattttataattattgctATGATGTTTcctttatttgtaaaaatagaattttttttgGATGAAAATAGAATTTTTCACTAAACCATCTAAATTTATTTGTGATAAAtattcaaaacaaaaattttaGTAATATTTTCATCTCATTATACTGCTAACGTATACGAGCATTTTAAAGTAGAAAAATTAATAGTAGTGAAAAAGTTTCTTTGTAGTTTGAAAtttcatccctctcatttacCAAAGTCAATGATCGATctcttatttgattttttttttatttatttacaaagtATGGTTTTTAATGACATCCTTAACTAATTGGCGAATACTCTAATGCTTTTTTTTAATCACTATTTGTAGATTGttattagtataatttatatacTTTTATTACAAGAATTTGGGCATctattctcaaaaaaaaaaaaaaaaaaaaaactccatcCCCTATTATAAAAGGAAGAAATTGCTTTACTATTTAGTGTTTCAGACCGAGTTAAAATAAAGATTCAATTCGCTTCTTaaagtcctttttttttttctagaagACCTAATGATGAAGGAGAAAACTATAATGATGAAGCAAGAGGTAAAACAGTATTTTCACACTAATGGAAGGAGTAGAGAGAGTTGTAGAGCAAGGTAAAGAAATTAAGATGCCCATAGATTAGAGGTGAAGCCGAACTTGACATGTTGAGGAGGACCAAAAGGATAATGACCTTACAATGGCAGAGAGATTACACGGCCTATAAGTGGCCACGACGAAGTTGAGAGTGATTTCGTTCGACACTTCACAAATGGTGCAAAGTGTGAACACCGACTTGATGCCATTTCAAACGACGATGGATCGTTAGTTTACTAATCTAAATCTAACATTTGGTACAGTGAGCGTGGATCCTACTCCGTGACTTTCATATCTTCAACCTCCACAACttgaaaatatttcttcaaGACATGGAAGGACAATTATCAGAGGGCCATGATCGAAAGAAATCCACCTCTCGGCTAAAGAGATCGAAAGAAATAACCAACCTTACATCATGGGCAGAAGAAACAATCCTAGAAAAAATGCATTAGAGAAGCTCGATatagcttgagactccatgatAGATCCTAACGTAATACTACCCTGATGAAAGAAACTCAACTGTTGTTACAACAGGAGAATCAATAATTATAGGCCtatctaataaaaaaacaaagcaTGATCTCTTAAGCACGAGACAAGCTTAAGAGCCCCTCCAAAAGTGTTAGCAACGATATTTTGTCTGATAAGCAAAACACTCGATAAAGAAAAGACAAAGAGGTCTTAGATGACACTATTCCCAAGGCAATGCTGAGAAAGCTTCATTTGGGAACCTTGGGAGCTACTCTTTTAACGTTTCTTAGATAAGAGATTGTTTGATGGAGTGATAGACTACCAGATACCATCTCCCACCTCACAAGGTATTATTGATACTTCTTTCCCACCGCATTGGAAAGCCCCATGTCTACCTTATCATTCTGATGTAGAAGATCCAAACGAACACTGTGCACCATTCATGAGCATGATGAACCTGTACACATAGGAGGAAGTCATGATATGTGAGCTTTTCCCCACCAATTTGCTTGGGGTGGTGAAACAATGGTATGGAGATTTAACGACTCGATCTACAGTCATGTTTTGACATTTGAGGGATCTGTTTGTGGCTCGATTTGTAGGGGTGGTAAAGGCTTGGAGAATAAGCACAGATCTTCATGATAGCTTGAGAAACAGCTTAAAACTATGGCGTATTCCTACTGCTAACACTTCTCTTGTAATCCACTGTTAACTTGTTTGAGAATATCAAtcgtttttatttatatattagaaCATTCCTCGAGATTTGATCCTAAATTTgcaatttaaatatatataacaagaaagaataaaatTAGCAAAAACGTTTCATAATGGTTTAAAATCAAATTGGTTCTAAACCATTTAAATGGTGGCATCAATATCATTATTCACGTGCCATATCTTCAACTGTCCAAATCTAAAATCTCATTATAAATTTTTCATTATAATAAGCTCATTTTTATTTCTTCATTAATAAGATTTAGAGTTTAAATTTGAATATCCACAGATGATTAAAACAACTCTAGCCACACTAATCATAATAATATACGGATTCTATAATATGCAACATTGGAAACCATGTGTTAATTGATTATAAACTCAATTAGGGGTTTAATTAGCCAAATATCTTCGTCGACActtaacaatattttttttctattaatttaGCTAATTAAAATATCTTAGTAgacatttgataattattattttttttaaaattttaattttgctgTTATGaaatgcaagaaaaagcaaaggatCTTATGTCACTTCACGTGAAGGATAATTGCAAAGCGATCAAAACACAGTAAAAgattaaagaaaattaaaaaaagtcaTTTGTTAACAGTAtttgtaataattaataaattgatttGCCACGTCATCACTATTGCCTTGCCAACCTGGCACTATTCCCACTCTCATTGGACCCCACTTCCACTACTGTATtataatggtttttttttttttttttttttttatagattttattCTATATACGGGTAACAACATACCcggctaattttttttttttttaaaaaaaaaagatgtatATAACAACTGGTAGGTACAAGATCCGAAGGTATTCACTATTAATGGATTTTACGTATTCTGTataaaaaagatataaaatATGTAATAAGATCAATAAATTTATGAGACGGATATAGAAATATTTGTTAAAGTATCCGTCCTATacctatctatttatttttaatgtattttgattttttgataattagattgagtttgaattttgaattggaatatttgttaaatttatcTATTAATTTTTAACGGATACACGATTTAGATGAAATGAGAATGAGATTAATAAAGTAtatcaattaaaataataagACGGATACGtgtaatgaaaaaataaatggacAATAGTTAAGAATACTCTGTACAGTATCTACGAGTACCCTACCTGTTACCATGTTGATTGATGTTAAAAATCAAATGCGTATGAGTGACTTTTATTGCTACCGATGcacaataaattatatatatatatatatatataaatttttcattATAAGTATCAGGTtctccaatatatatataaattagttCACATATTcttgtttattatttataatattaattaattttgctGCTAAAAGTGTTGTTAAATTTTatcaaatgatttttttaattttctatttaaaatataaagacAAAAAACAGTTCCGAAAAATGAAAAccgaaaaacatatatttttaattaggcATTACATTCGTTTGGATCCCCAAACTAAAGGTTCAAGGTCAATTAGAACCCTAAAGTATTAAAATCATTAATCAGGTCCATGAACTaagaaaaatcatcaattcagcCCGTATCTCATCATAAAATCAGAAATTGTGACTATTTGACATAGACTGTAATAATTTCTATGTTAATTCAAACTGAATTTGAGGAAAaggtctgaaactgttcaaccgaataaTTTTCGATGAGACcccaattgatgatttttatttattatgtggATTCAATTGAtggtttttatttaattcagaGATCTAATCGATAATTTTGATAGTTTGAGATTCTAATTAACCTTGAAACCTTAGTTTGGAGAGCCAAATGGATATTACGTGTTTTAATTActatcaaatattatttttgataacaatatcaattttttttaagtcataataaaaatgaaagcatACAAACAATTATAACACATGTCAACAACTCCTACTAAAATCTCATAATATAAGAAGATgtgaaaccaaaaaaaaaaagcacacAGAAActcctccttctccttctccttctccctCTCCTTCTTCACAGGCGTGGCTTTTGGCTTTCATTACTCTCAAATAAACATGTCTGCTCTctttccttctctcttcttATTACACAGAGCTAAGACATAAACAAAAGTACCCCAGACTTCCACTCCTTGTCTGATTTCACCTTTCTCAATCATTCTTCCTTCCTTCCATTGTTAACTCTTCTTTTTCTAACACTATTTCAACCAGACAACCAAATCATTATTCACAATCTCCTGTTCCATATTCTTGTCCTCCCCCCTTCTCCTTCCTCTGCCTTAAATATGGATACAATATGGGATAATAATAAATCTCTCAACCAAGATCTTCGCCGACACAGTAGACATTACCAAACAGAAAGAGATAACAATCCTCCTTCTTTTTCCTCCACTCTCCTCGACGCTATTTACCGTTCCATCGACGAATCCAACGGCCAAAACGACGACGAATTGATGTTTTACAGAGAAACGACGTCGAAGAAGAAAGGTATGAAAACATGCATGATCGAGAAATGGATTGAGGAAAAAAATACTACTTCAGTCCATTCCGTTCGGAGAAAATCCATGGCGGATTTTGACAGAAAGAGTAGTAGTCGGAGAGATTCTCGTTCTCAGCCGGTGTTGCTTAATTCAAGCTCGAGTTCCTCCGATTCGAGCTGCGGCGGCGGGTTTTCTTCGTCCGAGTCGGAATCAATTCGGCCGAAGCCTATAAGAACGAGTGTTTCGGTTCAGTCAGACAGATATCAAACAGGTGGAGAGCAATTCGGGATTTATCGAAATTGTGCACCGGATGTAAAGGCGAAACACGAATCGAAGACGAAATCGACGGCGTTAAAGCTTTACGGTGATCTGAAGAAGGTGAAGCAACCGATTTCACCCGGCGGCCGCCTCGCGACGTTTCTTAACTCACTATTCACAGCCGGAAACACGAAGAACGGGAAGAACGCGAAGAAGGCGAAGATTTCATCATCATCATATGATGAGAGGAAATTCAAGTCGGAGCAGAATTCTACTTGTTCTTCAGCATCTTCATTCTCGAGGTCATGCCTGAGCAAAACACCTTCCTCGAGAGGGAAATTGAACAACGGGAGTAAAAGATCGGTGAGGTTTTATCCGGTGAGTGTGATCGTCGGCGAGGATTCGAGGCCAATCGGGCATAAAAATGTGTACGagaatcatcatcatcatcatcaggagacTAGGATTGCTGCGGCGAATTCGAATTCGAATTTAATTCATGAAGAGCTTAAGTTTCGGGTGATGAATGAGAGTCGGCGAGTGGAGGAAGTTGCGAGGGAGCTTTTGAAGAATTATCAGAAGAAACAGCAAGATGATGATGACGATGATGGAGCGAGTTGTGCGAGTTCAGATTTGTTTGAACTTGATAATCTTTCTGCTATTGGGATTGAAAGGTATCGTGAGGAATTACCAGTTTATGAAACAACTCATCTTAGTACTAATCGAGCTATTGCTAATGGCTTAATTATGTAATTTAAAACTTAATAATTtctaattagttttattaatgaaattgTGTGGGGGTTTACATCAACAAATAATTAGTACTATTTCTCTAATTATCTTTTCTTTAATATGTTCATCTCATTAATTTACAATAGCAGAGTAAGCACAAAATTTATTGAAGTAGTAAACGAGGAAGAACGAAAGTCGCTGGGCCGAAACATCCTCACCCCCTTGTTAGGTAGAATTCTATATCGGTTAGGAAAACGAGTAAGTAGAGAGAATTAATatgtatatttttctttacgTTAATTTTCCTTATCTAATCATCTGGTATTTTAAATCAACAATTCAAATTCGAACCAAGTAAATCTCTATCAGGAGACAAATATATTTTAACTATTGATTTGATACCATTATAATCTCTCTCAAGAGAGAGTTTCTATAATACTAGTAGATTATATGTTACTTTAGTCGTAAGAGTATATATACATACTAGAATTTACTTATAATGAAAAAAATTTCAaggataaagtaaaaaaaatgtttgtggTTCGCTTTATTTGAGAATAGAAGcttgtgatttaaaagtttgcaataatgaaaaaaatttcaaggataaagtaaaaaaaatgtttgtggTTCGCTTTATTTGAGAATAGAAGcttgtgatttaaaagtttgcaattAGAAATATATGAtatgtttttttacaaaacaaagtatttaaaattatatttgttAACCATCAagaacattttttaattttttttgaaattacatttatatatttagaaaatACAGACtccaaaattaaatttcaactgaataaaatgaatttaaatatcaatttaattcaCATAAACTGTCAAGTTAGTACAAAACGTAAAATGTTCACCATATAAATTTTGATTTATTGtttcttttaattcaattgatacGTGTCATGATATTAGAGTCTCTTAGATCAAGcgatcaattttcaatttttaacaacTCTATTTGTTGATTTAGTTTAAACATATGTTAAGATTAGTATGTGGTGTTGATGCTTCAACCCCAATTGGTATTCACGTACGTACAAATATGTGTTATCGGGTTCGAATCTGAATTAGTCTCAAAATGTAAGAGTACACAAATGTtgaaaaagagaaagagggaaaaCGATGTTGAATAGGTAGTGTAGGCATGCATGAGAAAGTGTGAAGATATACGAATAATAAAGAAAGAGTATATGTAAATGGAGAGAAAGCAAAGAAGTAAGTGAGAAAGATTCTCCAATCCCATTCACACACTCACACACTTGGaagaggaaaaagaagaaggtaaAGAATATGATGAGGTTAAAGCAAAGGCAGATTTTCTACCCCTTATCATCCATGCCAACACAAAGACAaacctttctttctttctcttttctctttttatttcttcatttcttctttattaataaatttggGTCCAAAGCGGATAATATTATTAGATCACACTATTACGAtcggtatcagagccgactttCCATATATGGCGTATTGGTTCAGAGATGAACCAAGCAGAGGCTGGTGGGCATGTACTGGAGTGGGTGGCGAGGGGGTTAAAAGTTTGAACAAGGAACGGTTCTAAGAGATGAGGATGATGATAGAAATAACCAATTTATATCACATTGAAAATAGAAGAGTGATTGTGGCTTATTAAAAATGTGCATTTTTAATATACCCATTGACACAGAGTGTTTGTGGTGGTCTCTTGTGATATATGagtgctaaattgatatttttttagtatttttatatGAAAAAGTTAAAGCCTTACTTACGGTTTCCATAGAATTTTCGGCGCTTTCTAACAATCAGTGAGTGCTTAAGCCGTCCCCACCTAGATACACCCTAGATCCGTCCATGCACAGACGCATTTTGAAGTTATGAGGTAGGGGAGATTTGGACAAAATGGAACATATATAATTTAATCAAGTTTAAAGAGCTAATATGTGACATTAATCAAGTTAAAAAAAGTCAAtcgatcactttaaacaagtttatgtGACGAATAAGACCTTCAAAATATAAGAAGTCAAGTTTAGAGAACCTCTGAAATATTAAGCGTTAATTAGATGGCCGGTCGGAATTATGATTTTCCAGGGGAGTGAGATGGTGATTTGATGATGGGAAAAGAGAAGAATGGTCTCTAAAGATGTAGACAAAAGGATCTACACTTTGATATTGTAAGAGGTTGATGTCAAACTTTGTTGGCTTCTAAGTTATAAGCATgggttttaattttttgttatgTCTTCTACAATTTGCATAAAACAACCAACATTAATCACTTcaatcactaattaacaattTTCTCAATACATAACccactattttttttatgtcatttCTTCTGTATAGGTCACTTCTTTCCTTTTCAATTTAATCACTAATTAAGAATATCtctaatatttgtatttttacatACGACAAGAAATCTGCGaatttataatttcatattaTGATAGAGCAATAATAAACAATACTTGAACTGTTTTGGCACAATGACAAGAAATATATTCCACCCATAATCGActtaagagttttttttttcttaaaaaatgaCTTTATAATTcttcaatcaatcacatcaatgTATAGTAGATAAATCTCTTCCGTCCTTCCATGAACTAAAACTTGATCACGTAGAGACGCAACATCTAAATTTGGAGAATTACTCCCCataaagagagaaagaataATATGTTCTAAATAAAAGAGAAACAATCAAACATATCATAGAGGTCGATCTATCAAACATTTTATTCAATAacgaaaaaataaaacaaataaaagacaAGGCCTATCTTGTAGTTTACCCGCAAATTAGAATGAAAGAAATTAGAATAAAAGAGTTGAATGTTTTCTTCACGGTTAGAGTTTTGCTTAAGAAGTATATCGAacctaaattaaaatatattgaaATAACAAGAAGCaattttttctaaattaaatatttttagttttttatattttatacgtATGTGTGctagctattttttttatcaatttataaaaataatatctaCATATATAATCGTTTTGGCTAAATAATTCtattatttatagagaaaaaTTCACTAACCAacccttgtttttctttttggaaaTAAATGCATTATGATATTTCTTAAACTTTTGTCTCCATTGTATTATTATTAGTCAAatacaaaatttgaaaaaaaaaaaaaaaaaaaaaaaaaaagtcattgtACAACCACATTTTAAAGCTATGAATTTAGCTTtccaaaaaagttggttaaagcTAAGTATTGAATGTGACTCAATGTATGTAATTAATTTACTCAAGCATCGTGCAATTGAGGTCCTCTAGTTATTACGTCAGAATTGGTTAGCATGTCTTGATAGCATTGTTCGCATATGGAgatatttatatcatatattttTCGTAAAGGTAGTAGATCTACGTATTTTTAATGAGATAATTTTTAATCgctattaattttttaaataagagactatttaatttataaatacttCTAATGAGCATAGTTTTAGTCACTATAAATACTTCTAATAAGtgtatttttgaattattataAATACTTTTAATGCACgcatttttattcattatacATAATTTCTAGTAAGGGTAATTGTCCATTCATTATAAGTTAATAATGAGCGGAATGATTCCGCTCATTAATACTTTTAATATTATACATAGTTTCTAGTAAGGATAATTGTCCATTCATTATAAGTTAATAAAGAGCGGAATCATTCCGCTCATTAATACTTTTAGTAAGAAGGGTTTCTCCAAGGAGGAAATTTCGCTCATTAAAAACTTTTAAGGAGTGAAATTAGACTTTTAATTATGGGTTTTCCTGTCATTAAATctcatttttcttgtagtgagatACTTTAGCTCGCTTTAGAGTTTTTGCTGCTCAAATCATATGGTAGAAGTTTACagttcatttatttttaatgaCTATTGtcgtttggaacaatttcgtttgaattaatttttcttgtttgtttttcctttttcctctttttagcctcttttcctttatttaataaaattcaGATACTGCTTTTATTCGGGGTGGTAAAGTGGtaacatagttttttttttaaagagtgCCAACATAGTTAGAATGTCCGTTTCCCGTACATTAGCTTTCCCTgcttctattaaaaaaaaaaaaaaagtatccgCTACTCATTTCTCTCGCTCTCTATATCACTATATATGAGCTAAAGTTACAttcaatattttttgttttttttttttatgaaaattagcTAAAGATACTTTCATTGCAGAGAGAAAAACTATTAATAGTATTAGAAGTttgaaaacaaaattaaagCTATATATGCTTAACTTTCTTGATCAATTATCGATTAAATAAATCGAAATTGACATAGAAATATGGGATAAATTATAACCTTTGTTCTTTTTCACATTCTGGTATGTAACTTTTAATTTTGCACATGAACTCTACAATTTTTTTATGACATTCCACTAAAGTGTATAACTGTTTATTATGACCAGTTAACGTGAAATCAACGCGTCACGTCAATAATTTCACATTTCTAAAAATCGAAATTACTGATATGGTGCATTGATTTCGCGTTGACCcgtcaacttttgatttttagGGAGGTCAAATTGATGATGTGACACGTTGACTTTACGTTGATCGGTCACAATTACCGGTTGTAAACTTTAGTGAGAAGTCAccaaaaaattgtataatttatatgtaaaaTTGATGATTATACAccaaattgtaaaatataacaaaTAACGTACACCACGTTTATAATTTACCCTAGAAATATGCCATGGACagaaataaaactaaaaatcttttataatgtatttttaaaaatgtagTGATAGACTCATATTATATTTCACTATAACAATATAAAGGAAATAAGTAAGTATTTACCTTTTGAccataaaaagaaattaagaaatacaagaATAACAATAGCAAATGTGATATttattttacctactgtttgctattGGAAAAGAATGATTTTATAAAAGGCTActtttcaagtgtaaaaggtaaagaaaaggtcaCTAATCAAATACTTAAAACTCTATCTCTTAAAGTGAAAAGGTAAACAGAAGCCTGAAAAGGAACAACATACCCCTAAATaattagggtccgtttgttttacctattctTTGTTGTCACGGTTTGTTGTTTGCCGTTGCTGCTTGTTGTTGctatttgctgttacggtttgttgtctGCAGTTGGAAAaggctgcttttccaaaaag
The window above is part of the Euphorbia lathyris chromosome 3, ddEupLath1.1, whole genome shotgun sequence genome. Proteins encoded here:
- the LOC136221559 gene encoding protein BIG GRAIN 1-like B, with amino-acid sequence MDTIWDNNKSLNQDLRRHSRHYQTERDNNPPSFSSTLLDAIYRSIDESNGQNDDELMFYRETTSKKKGMKTCMIEKWIEEKNTTSVHSVRRKSMADFDRKSSSRRDSRSQPVLLNSSSSSSDSSCGGGFSSSESESIRPKPIRTSVSVQSDRYQTGGEQFGIYRNCAPDVKAKHESKTKSTALKLYGDLKKVKQPISPGGRLATFLNSLFTAGNTKNGKNAKKAKISSSSYDERKFKSEQNSTCSSASSFSRSCLSKTPSSRGKLNNGSKRSVRFYPVSVIVGEDSRPIGHKNVYENHHHHHQETRIAAANSNSNLIHEELKFRVMNESRRVEEVARELLKNYQKKQQDDDDDDGASCASSDLFELDNLSAIGIERYREELPVYETTHLSTNRAIANGLIM